From the Elaeis guineensis isolate ETL-2024a chromosome 16, EG11, whole genome shotgun sequence genome, the window ctattttgtgtGATTGTACGAATCTCTGTGTGCCCTATATTTGTGCTTGCTATAACACGGTGGTTACCGGTGGACGGGAATGGCTGGAGGGAGTCCATCCTTCCCGACGATGCGAGGATGACTGTAGCATTCGCCATCTTCAAGCTCGACGAGAGAAGGAACGAGTGGTCCGAGGTCAAAGACCTGGATGATCTCGCCCTGTTCCTCGGGCATAACCACTCGATGGCACTGTCCACATGCAAATTCCCCGAGCTTACGAGCAGCAGCATCTATTTCACCGGTGGCTACAGAGATGGGTACGAAATGGATCAGCGAGTCATCCATGATATCGAAGTGTTCAATTTGACAGATGAAAGTTTCCAGCCCTATGATTTTCACTCGATCGATTCTGAGTGGAATTGGCCGCCACAGATCTGGTTCCCGCCTGCTCCTTTCTCAAGCAAGCCATGATGGAGGCTCTACTGGATGATCAAGATGGCATGGTTAACGAATACGTTTATGCTAGCAGTTGAGATTTATTGCCTCCAATTTTATTGGGGTTTCTATTTAGCTGGTTGATCTTAGGATTCAGGATcatgttaaattagattaaatctttgACTCCATATACTACTGGACCTCTTTTAGTAAAATATAAcgattttttttgtcttttatcaagaaagagagtgtatgattatgtatatattatatatatagagagagagtttCCTAGACCTCTTTGTAAAAGAAGCCAAACtcattattttgaattttatttttttatatatttatttttttaattttttttcttctattattATTGTTTGATTTAATTGGTGCTCTGTTGCAACTCATAAATTCAAGCATGTGGGCTAGTCTAGgtcaaaaagttttaaaaataaaagcAAAGGACCAATTTTTGTGAACGTCCAATTAGGTCAACCCCATTTCATTTTCACtagtttgataaaaaaaaaaattc encodes:
- the LOC140854287 gene encoding F-box protein SKIP23-like → MTVAFAIFKLDERRNEWSEVKDLDDLALFLGHNHSMALSTCKFPELTSSSIYFTGGYRDGYEMDQRVIHDIEVFNLTDESFQPYDFHSIDSEWNWPPQIWFPPAPFSSKP